In the Alphaproteobacteria bacterium genome, CGGGAGCAGGATTTGAACCTGCGACCTTCAGGTTATGAGCCTGACGAGCTACCGGGCTGCTCCATCCCGCGGAAATCGTGCGGCGGGGGTCTCCCACGCGCCGCTTATGTAGCAAGGGCTTCCGCCCTTGAAAGGGCGCAGGACGGCCCCGCGAACGAAATTATCCGGTTCCCGGACCGCCGCTATGCCTATGCGTCACTTATCGAATAGGCTCCAATGGACTGTGACCAGGGCCCGTCATAAAAGCCTCACATGGCCGAGAAACCCGCCGTGCGTCCGGATGTTGCGGTCGGCGAGGCTCTCGGAGCCGTCGCACGCGACACGCTGTCGGAGGCACGCGCGGAGCTCGACGACACCGGGCGCGCTGACGCCGTCTCGGTCCACGATCTGCGCAAGGCGATGAAGCGATGGCGCGCGCTGCTGCGGATTCTTGAATCCTTCCTCGGCGATGATGCGCGGCGGCTGCGCGCCGAGGCGCGCGATCTCGCGCGGGAGCTCTCCGGCGCGCGCGATGCGCAATCCGCGATCGAGGCGCTCAACGACCTTGCGGAAGGCGAAGGGAGTTTGTCGCCGCGCACCCTCGCGTCGATCCGCGGCCGCCTCGATGCGATCAGGCTGTCGGCCGAAGCTGCGACCCTCAACGATGACGTGCGCACCCGCCTGCGAACCGCCTGCGATGCGGCGGAAGCGGCCGTCGCCGCGTGGGATCTGGAGAAGCTGTCGTTCACGGATCTCGCGCGCGAGCTTAGCCGAACATATGAGCGTCTGCGCGAGAATTCGCCGAAGGACTGGGCCAAGGCCGAGCCGGACACGCTGCACGATCTGCGCAGCATCGTCGTGGCGCATCGCTATCAGATGGAGCTGGTCGAGCCGCTGTGGCCGAAGTTCGGCAGG is a window encoding:
- a CDS encoding CHAD domain-containing protein, which gives rise to MAEKPAVRPDVAVGEALGAVARDTLSEARAELDDTGRADAVSVHDLRKAMKRWRALLRILESFLGDDARRLRAEARDLARELSGARDAQSAIEALNDLAEGEGSLSPRTLASIRGRLDAIRLSAEAATLNDDVRTRLRTACDAAEAAVAAWDLEKLSFTDLARELSRTYERLRENSPKDWAKAEPDTLHDLRSIVVAHRYQMELVEPLWPKFGRLWVAEAQRLRDRLGAFQDLSVLKGFTVPHGALAPWRSRLTPAHSGAPGETCEGRAAHGKPPARRTAQGLSPPARGIVGAGIGPPTPV